GTGCTGTAGTGTTTGAAAAGAAGCTATGCCAGTCATCGACCGTTTCCACATTAGCCATGGCTCCCTCGGCGTACATCAAGACCAAATCCATATCAACATTCCTCTTTGTCCGAGGAgccctttgtgtttgtgtgtggttaTATAATCCATATCCAGTGTGTACGGCACAGCTGATGTGGAAAATGTCGGTCCATCGACCATTCGGGAGGGGATTTTTCCTGTCAATTAGTCTCCGCAGAGGAGCTTCGCGGCAGCTCCCAGAACACCTCTGGTGTCCGGTGTCGGCGCTAGGCCCGATTGTCCGCTGACAACACATGTccgaaatagcaacagtgcgtCCATAAAGGCGGTGGCGCGACTTCGGCCCAGAAGTCCAGCTGGAGTATCGTCACGCTTGCTTTTAAAATCCATCGCAGTTGATCTGAGATTCAGGAAGAAGATGGAGGTGTGTACCATGGTGGAGAAATGTAACGGCTTGGTGGCAGGAGCTGAGCTGGCATGCAGCGTCCGGGAAGAGAATAAGGCGCAGAGGGAGAGCTACTGGGCTGACTGGAAGAGCATCAGCCTCAAGACTCAACCTGAAGAACGGTGAgggatggctttgaatgcttCATCCTTTCCCAAAAATTCAGGTTttatgggatggatggatggatgtattatcAAAAATTCCCCTGAATTTTGCATACATACTCATGGAACCCTTTTGGGTTTTGGAGGAGTCCTGATTTCGTAGACGGATGACTGATGCTAAACTGTGAAAGGTTTTTGCCTACGTTTCATTTTGAGGATTTACAAACCGTTTGGTGGGGGTAAGCCCCAGCAGTCAGTTTCACTGAGTGACATGAAATTGGGCAGACCTGTCCGTCATACGAggacgtgcaaaaaaaaagtctgaagaactaaaaataaatattcacagTTTTGTGAATATTTAGTGTGCAACCTGTCTTGAAATGTGCACCAGTGTgagatgatattttttttaattttcaaccaTTCGGCAAATAAGGTTCATTTTTGCTTGATGTCCGCAGGCAGACGATGAACATGAACGACGACTCTCGCAAGGAGACGCTCAGCCGGCAGTGGAAGGCCTCCCCCTTAACCCAGTTTTGCCCGTCCGGCGTCTTCCGCGTGGGCACCGTGGAGCGCGGCGTGAGGGAGCACCAGCTGCTGCCAAAGCGACACACCTTGCCTTTGCCCATCTTCACACCCGCTGAGCTCGGCGTCCGGCTGGGCCGCGGCGCCCCGCATACCCCCGAGGATTTGAGGTCCTTCCCGTTGGCAGACGGCGCCTGCCCGACCAAGAGGAGCGTGACCGAGATCACGCGGGACCTGCCGCCCGTCAAGCCCACACTCATGGAGTTCTCCAAGGCGCCCAAAGCCCTTGGGCGCtccatgtcccaagaggccCAGAGAGGGTGAAGCAAATATGGACGACGGGGTGGTTGATGAACGTGCATGCACTTGTGGCATCCTACACTGACTGCTTGTTTCTGATTTGTAGCACTGGCTATTGAGGCCAGTACAGCAAACAAAGACTTGATAAGTGCTCTTAATGAGATAGAGGGATGTAATCATAAGTATGGACTGCACTTTACTGACCGGAAGGAAGCGTCAAATCAAACACTAATTTTACACTGAAAACATttcaaggcacacacagacacagcccAAAAAAATTTCAGTCCAATTACACACAGCTTAATTCTGACTGGGACGGAAAAGCTTTGGAAGGAAAAATCAAGTGTGAGAAGGACGCAAGAGCAAGTGGTTCTGGAAACACTTGTGCATGACATAGTGTACATAGGAACGTTATTTGTGTATTGTCCGTGTTTTTCCTTTCACTCAATGGATGCTCTTTATAGATGAGCCGAGAGTAAAAATGTACATgtttgaatttgtgtttttcataGTAAAATCTGAGCTGCTAGTCACTCTTGTCTTGCGGAGTCGTGAATATAagtgtattttttaataaatacaagtAGACCACAATTCTCAAACCGTTTGACCTTCTTTCTCCTATATGGATGCAGAGTGATACTGAAGCAGATATGTTTAGAATGAACCCTCAAAGCTCTTGTATattattaattgacaaagacaaaaaaagacatttgtgaaaaataattgaacaatggttacataaaaataaagttcTATCGTATGATATGATCGAAAACTAGATGACGTGTGCGTAACCGGAAGATATCGCGG
This region of Hippocampus zosterae strain Florida chromosome 17, ASM2543408v3, whole genome shotgun sequence genomic DNA includes:
- the tcap gene encoding telethonin, with amino-acid sequence MEVCTMVEKCNGLVAGAELACSVREENKAQRESYWADWKSISLKTQPEERQTMNMNDDSRKETLSRQWKASPLTQFCPSGVFRVGTVERGVREHQLLPKRHTLPLPIFTPAELGVRLGRGAPHTPEDLRSFPLADGACPTKRSVTEITRDLPPVKPTLMEFSKAPKALGRSMSQEAQRG